AAAAAATGTCCCACAGGAGGCTATTGTTGAATGAgaactaactgatcaagaaTTATAAAAATTGTAAAATGGGCTAGGCTTGCTGACTTGATATGTTGTTGAGTATGAAAAGCTGGCTATGGTGGGTTCGGTAAACTCAGATTCTGCGATTTCGAAACCATCCCCACCATCGACGGAGTCTCATATCCCAAAGATGCAAGATTCCCCGAGTCACCCCGGGTTGTGGCTCTCTGCAAAGAGTGTGAACTTATACCTGATAGAACATAAGAACGGCCTGTACGATTGTAAATCTCCAAGTTTGCCATTCTTTCTCTAATTTCCATCAGTTCACATTGAAGCCAACTGCAGAGGCTGTCCCCGGCTTGCGCTGATGCAGAAGAAAGTAGAGTCGACATCCTGTTACTTAGCACGGCCTGAGCACCACTAAAATTTCCTGCATCGGCCATTTCTCGTGCCTCTGAGATACCATCAGCCACCCACAGCCGATTCCTCTGGCGATCTACCTCCAGGCTTAATATGTTCTCAGCCATAGACAAAACCTTAGGTCTGGATACCTCAACCGACACGCCCTCCACCTGCATCGTCACCTTTGACACGATATCTTTAAACGAACATGTGATTTTCAGAAGCGACATTCTTTTTACCCATTCATCTCCTTTCAAAACTAGCCACGGTGGAATAGACAAATTGACAAGAAACTCTTTTTCCTCATCAGCATACATGTCTCCTATTTGTATAAGGCCTATTAGTCCCCCCTCTGAAATTTCCTTCGCATATCTTCCAGATGAAATCGATCTAATTCTCACTCCACTGGATGCTGATGAGAGAGTAAGCCGAAGCTCCTGAGCAGAAACACTGAGGAGACCACCAATACATCTAGCAAAAGCTTCACGCATAGTGTCAACTGTTTCAATAAAGGAAAATGTGCCACCTGATGCATCAGATATGCCATTCATAGCTGAAGAATCATGATCTGCACCGAATCCAAATGTGTGGATGGGAAGAGTAGGTAGGTGGGCATCGTTTATGTGCTCTCCATTTTGAGAAAAAACAGAAGCCAACAATATGTTCAAAACTGAAGTTGCAGTCGAGGAATTATGATTCTTTCGACCACGAATTATAGCATCATTGTGATATGTATCTTTTCCATCGGATAAGAGAATGATGCTTGCAACAGAATTTCTCTCACGCCTTTCATTGAGAACTCGGATCCCTTTTTTTAGACCCTCAATGATATTTGTTCCACCAACCGCATCTAGCGAAGTGACTGCCTGTTTGGCATCTTCACGACCTGTATCAGTCATCCTAAGCAGCGGGAAAATTCTGCTAGCACTGGATGAAAAGGAAACGAGAGAAAGCCGGTCACCAGGTCCTAAGTTATCAATGATAAAATAAACAGCACGCTTCATAAGGAACAGCTTCGCACCGTCCATGCTGCCACTAACATCAAGAACCAAAACAAGATCAATAGATGCACGGTCCACTTGATCTGTGGCATCTAAAAGTGGTGGTGCCCGCACACCTACAAGAACTGCAAAGTCAGACACTGACTCAGCAGCAGCAACAGCCGGAAATTCGGGGAAGGCCTTGATGACTAAATTACTCGAGGGAGCACGAGCATGTTCAAATGCTGGTGTCGTATCCGTACGGATGACAGGAAGGGGCTCATCATCCGAATAGCGAGAGGGCTCAGGCTGTGCACGAGGATAGTTGTGATTTTCAAATGTGGCCTGAGGTGGTGAGACTTGGCCTTGGCCATGCGTGTTATGATCTGCGTTAGCGTTGATATCAGGCAGTTGGGATGGGATCTCTTTCCATTTCAAGCGGCAAATGGGACAAAGATGATTTCCATGCTTGACACTGCAAGAGATACAGCTGAAGTGGAAGGAGTGTGAGCATTCAGCTGTGAAAATGGCCTGGCCCAGCCCAATTTTCACTATCCCCAGACATATAGCACAAATCTTCTGCAATCAAGAAACTATTAACAAGATCAATTGACAGTCTTTGAGTAGAGCTAAACACAAGTGGGCGTAACGTGACTCATCTGTAAATTTTACCAACAACATATCATTTATTTGAAACCAGGAACAAGGTGAAGCCTACTAGTAATAAACTGTACGCTTAGTAGCTTCGATTATGAAAAACTGAGCACAAAAATATAGGACAACTCATGGTAGAGATATGCTATGAAAAATCCACCCACTCGCATCCAAAAAGACCCTTCAATTTGATGATCTTTTTGAGTCACATGTAGTCATTTAAGATATCTTTTCCACTACAAGTGGAATTCTTTATtagtaattatttaatataagtgAATCACGCAAGAGTGACGCCGCCGCCGCTCAGTCtacgattatttattttatttaacccCACCAAGAAACGTGACGAATCACAACACATCAATTACCAAATTTACCCTCACACCGAAGGCCACAACTAGACGCAAAGTCGAGGGGCGTTTGTGGCAAGCCAAAATTCATGCATTTCGTTTCGCTCTGAAATTCAGTTACAAAACAGGCAAAATACTCGCAGATCTCTCGAGACCACAGCTGTCATTCTCGATGACGCACATCTCAGTCAGGGGAGGAGAAAAGACAAAAACCACCGCGAGAACCAGTGACGCCGCCGGAAAATCGCGAAAGAACAATAATAACAACGATCAAAGAAGAAATAGATGCAGCGAAACGGACCTTGGACGAAGAGCTGAGGCTGAAGCTGCTGGAGAGGCGGGATGAGAAGGAGGAGGAGGATGATGAGGTGGGAGGCCGAGATTTCGACTGATCGGGGACAGTTGGCGGAAGCTTAGAAGAGGGCGCGGCGGCGGCGGTTCCGGTGGCGTTTATTGACAACGTCTTCTTCAATTTGCTCCACTTCCCAGACATTGTTTGCGCGAATAATGGTTGTTTGGAATTTGGATGATATTCGGAGAGATAACAGAGTATAATGAAATTTCAAAGGCGAGAATTTGGGTATCTGATCTGTCTTACTATATTATGTAATAAATGGGCAATTCTATTCTACCATTTAATAtactataattttaatttaaaagaaTATTAGCATCATTTTGTATTTAATGCTAAGAATTT
This is a stretch of genomic DNA from Primulina eburnea isolate SZY01 chromosome 11, ASM2296580v1, whole genome shotgun sequence. It encodes these proteins:
- the LOC140804602 gene encoding E3 ubiquitin-protein ligase WAV3-like isoform X1 translates to MSGKWSKLKKTLSINATGTAAAAPSSKLPPTVPDQSKSRPPTSSSSSSFSSRLSSSFSLSSSSKKICAICLGIVKIGLGQAIFTAECSHSFHFSCISCSVKHGNHLCPICRLKWKEIPSQLPDINANADHNTHGQGQVSPPQATFENHNYPRAQPEPSRYSDDEPLPVIRTDTTPAFEHARAPSSNLVIKAFPEFPAVAAAESVSDFAVLVGVRAPPLLDATDQVDRASIDLVLVLDVSGSMDGAKLFLMKRAVYFIIDNLGPGDRLSLVSFSSSASRIFPLLRMTDTGREDAKQAVTSLDAVGGTNIIEGLKKGIRVLNERRERNSVASIILLSDGKDTYHNDAIIRGRKNHNSSTATSVLNILLASVFSQNGEHINDAHLPTLPIHTFGFGADHDSSAMNGISDASGGTFSFIETVDTMREAFARCIGGLLSVSAQELRLTLSSASSGVRIRSISSGRYAKEISEGGLIGLIQIGDMYADEEKEFLVNLSIPPWLVLKGDEWVKRMSLLKITCSFKDIVSKVTMQVEGVSVEVSRPKVLSMAENILSLEVDRQRNRLWVADGISEAREMADAGNFSGAQAVLSNRMSTLLSSASAQAGDSLCSWLQCELMEIRERMANLEIYNRTGRSYVLSGISSHSLQRATTRGDSGNLASLGYETPSMVGMVSKSQNLSLPNPP
- the LOC140804602 gene encoding E3 ubiquitin-protein ligase WAV3-like isoform X2 → MLLKICAICLGIVKIGLGQAIFTAECSHSFHFSCISCSVKHGNHLCPICRLKWKEIPSQLPDINANADHNTHGQGQVSPPQATFENHNYPRAQPEPSRYSDDEPLPVIRTDTTPAFEHARAPSSNLVIKAFPEFPAVAAAESVSDFAVLVGVRAPPLLDATDQVDRASIDLVLVLDVSGSMDGAKLFLMKRAVYFIIDNLGPGDRLSLVSFSSSASRIFPLLRMTDTGREDAKQAVTSLDAVGGTNIIEGLKKGIRVLNERRERNSVASIILLSDGKDTYHNDAIIRGRKNHNSSTATSVLNILLASVFSQNGEHINDAHLPTLPIHTFGFGADHDSSAMNGISDASGGTFSFIETVDTMREAFARCIGGLLSVSAQELRLTLSSASSGVRIRSISSGRYAKEISEGGLIGLIQIGDMYADEEKEFLVNLSIPPWLVLKGDEWVKRMSLLKITCSFKDIVSKVTMQVEGVSVEVSRPKVLSMAENILSLEVDRQRNRLWVADGISEAREMADAGNFSGAQAVLSNRMSTLLSSASAQAGDSLCSWLQCELMEIRERMANLEIYNRTGRSYVLSGISSHSLQRATTRGDSGNLASLGYETPSMVGMVSKSQNLSLPNPP